A segment of the Pogoniulus pusillus isolate bPogPus1 chromosome 25, bPogPus1.pri, whole genome shotgun sequence genome:
GGCTGCATCACCACAAGGTGTAAAAGCTTAACTTATTTGTCACTTCCATCATCTGTGGAGGTTTGGCAGTAGACAGAATGAATTACATGGACCCATAGATTTGCATGTGGCACGTACCCTTTACGTCTGCTCACAGTTTTTGTGTGAGTTGCCATCAATCACTTAAAGTTTATGaccactgctgcttgttttgcctttattttatATTCTTTTTGTTCCAGAGCTTACTTTTAGCAGCAGTATCATGAACTGCACAATATTTATTAACACTCCAGAGTATACAGAGTATCAGCATTTCAGGAATTGGTTTGTGTTAGAAAGTAAGATGCATATACTTTTTGCTAACACATCTCCATGAAATTATTCTGTGAAGTATCCAACATTCACTGAATTATGCTGTCAGTGCCTACAGTTAACTTTCCCGCCAGGCCTCTCAGTTTTTATGACTTGTCTTTTTTGAGGGTGGTTGATAAATTAAGGTAGTCTTGAGAATGGACACGTTTTGAAATTGGAATTTAATTTGATTCGGGGCAGAATTGTAAATACTGCAGTATGTAGTCCCTAAATAATGATTTATTCTGTCTCGAAGTGCAGCGTAACTGCTAGATTAACTAACTCAAGAACTGTGATTTAACAACATCATGTAGCATGGAAAAAAACTATCATGGAAAACTTGGGCTGAGTTCTTGAGAACATTTTGGTATTGTCTCTGCACAGAGACGATGTGAGCTATTTTCTTGCCACTATCAGTGAAATAACAAAGATTCAACTGGCTTTagaggaggaaaatgttttcagttttctaCCCTGAgcagcttcattttttttccttattcagAGAGTCCACTTCCTCAAGCAGTACCAAGCATGAGTGTGTGATGCTCCTGCATCTCCCCAAAATAAAGGCCTGAACTAATGAGATGCTGCATCTCTCCTGTTACTGAGCTCTCTCAGTTCCTCCCACACTCAATGGGAATTGCAGATGTTCGGAATTCAGGGAAGTTGCTGGATTGGGCCCTGAGTATCATCAAGTTCATGAAAGAAGGGTCACTGTTTTCTGTAAGGCCAAAGAACAGGTAGCATAATTTCGAAGTCAGTCAGATGCTAATTTTTCGTCCTTCTGATGAAGAAATCCTAATGAAGTAGTTGTTACTGCACAAAGAGTTGCTCATCGTTTCTGCCTTGTTTCGTATTCGTTGGTTCGATGTCTTGGCTAAGGGAGCTGCTAACCCTTCTCCCACGAACCCTTGCGTTTGAGCTGTATGGAAAGGTAGCActatctcagcagcagctgacacgATTTTAATACTGAGCAGATCAATGGTGAAAAGATGTCATCTGTTCTTCGGACCTGAGCTGTGGTTTTGTGTGCAAAATGCTGTTGGCTGGAATAATTTTCATCCTGCGCTTCCTGGCTGATTCTGGCAAAGCCATACCCTGCGTAGCGCTTTAGAGGGTACGATCTAAATATTTCTATTAGCAGAAGCATGTTACATTTCTTGTGTGGCATTGGCATAATGGGCTCACACAAAGCGGGCAGGCAACTGAACCACAGAAAGTAGTCGGCTTGTGAGAGGATAGGAACCATTTCAGTTCAATAAACTGATCCCTCCTTGAATTCATCCATGAATATTTGTCAAGTTTAGCACCTTGCTGTTGTGTGTTTAATGGCTGTTTAGGTCAGGCTAGGGTCCTTCAGAATGGCTGAGGAGGGTGAGTTTGAATTTACATCTTCTTTGTGTCTCATAGGTATATGAATTAATCTAGGAGAAAATGAGCAACATCTTTGTAGATCAAGATGAGTTTACCTAATCGATTACATAAACTGATTTATTTCTAATGAGTGCAGTTAAATACCTGACATCAGATTCCTTTCTAAAGACTATTCTAGCCAAAGGTTTAGTAACAGTAACTCTTGGATACCTAGAAATTAATCTGTTTCCAGTTAAAATGTCAATGCATATCAAATGAACGTGAAGTAAGCCCAGGTCTGTATTCGCTGTGCTGTCGAGAGGTCGTTCATAGCTACATTGTAATCATATCTCCTTAACAGAAGTTTTGAAAGTAAATTTGTAAAGAAAATACTGCAAGCCGTGGCTGTGGATGGACTTAGAAAGTGCTGAGGCCCTTGGTATGATTTTGTGTTGCACAGGCGTGGAAAATGTTCAGTTTCTGAGAAAGTCGCATCACGTCAGTTGAGGCTTGAGACGTGGAGGGTAAATTTAACAGTAACTTCCCTTGGCATGCAAGGAGTATCAAAAGTGACATGTAAAGCAAATTTAACCTTCACGAATTTAACTCTGTAACTTGGAAAGAAGTGGTGCTTCTGAAGGCTTCTACAGAGATCTTGACAACTTAAGCTATCTTTCTAACAGTATTATTTCTGGGTAGCTATACAGAGACATAAGATGTATGAAATAGGGTTTTGAACCAGTCTGCAGCCAAAGTGCTGGTACTACATAAAGGACACAAGCTTCTATtattcccacccccccccccacccccccgccaaGAGTTCCCTACTTATCTGGTTCTAATCTAATCGCTATCAAAATCTGCCTTTGGGGTTTTGCATCCTTCTGTGCATGGCATCCCACTTGCCTTGAGGTGTGAATTGGTTTTGGTCCTCTGAGACCAAAATATGAACTGGTCATTCTTATTCATTCTATTTTGTCAGACCAAAGTAGAACTATTTCTCTTTAAGCCAAAAGGCACATAAACTGGGAGTCTGCAGGTTCATGCTAATACCAGGGCAAATGGGAGACATTGCTTAATATTCAGGTTAAGTGTATGAAAACTCTGGTGCCTTTGGCTTCCAGCGAGGGACAGAGACGGCCTtgctctggagcacctcctgtCGCACGATTGTGGTGGCAGAAATGGGCAGGCGAgtaggtgctgggatgggagctTGGGGAGAGGAAAATGGACACTAGGGAGGAAGGATGCGTGGCAATgaccttccaacctggtgcagGACAGCCTGTTTCCTGAGCTGCTGACTCAAGGGTACAGAAAGCTCTTCCCATGCATGTCCTTGGTTGGGATTGGGCAAGAGAGAGGGCAACAGTCGTCAGGCACCTCAGATTTGCTGGGAAATGTGCAAAACTTGAAACCTGACATGAGGTTTTTGGTGTGAGTATGGAAACTTATTGCTGGATCTCAATCAAACATAGCTTGACTacgggaaaggaaggaaaagtgtGAAGGTTTTCAGTGTTgatggttggtttttttttttcctattggcTGTGAAGAATGCCTTTAGAATATCCTAGAAGCAGTAAGCAAGAACTATTTTGGTTATCTTGCACTTAATTTATATCACTTTCAAATGAACACCATTTAGATGGAAAGGTCAATCTTGGCCCTGATTTATTGTGTTCCAGTATCACCTGCTTAAAAACTCTGGTGGTAGTAGTCCCTTTTCACCCCTGGAAAATTTGGTCATTGGTTTACAAATACAACCCTGAAATACCAGCTCctcagatttgtttgtttgttttcagatgaAGACCTATTTTTAAGAGCATGCTTCTGCCCCCTGAAAAACTCCATTTGCATTTActgagcaaaagcagaagccagTCTTCTATGGCTTGCACTTCCAGGCTGGGCCCACTGCTACCACTTGCATGTAACAGGATTTTGGTATCCCTGGACTCCAGGGGAGTTGCTCACAGACCGGGATGATGCTGCCTGGTCTGCAGGTGGTAGAATTTGGCCTCTGCAAAACAAGTTCTTATTTTATTACTACTGTGAGGGAACCAAGTTACAATTGTATACTGTGCTCCTTGACAAGGAGTGATCTCTGAAGATGGTGACCTGATAACAGTGTAAGGCTCTGGATTTCCTACCTGGATCCATGacagtttttgtttggttttggttttgtggtttttttgggttggttggttgggtttggtggggtttatttggttggttgttttgctttgttatttggttggttaaaaaaaacccctttcttttctttcctgtatGCAAGGAGCCAGCACTGTAAACAAACATCATGTCCCTAGCATAAATGTCTCTGACATCAAATCTCTAAAAAATCTTTTTAGTACATCCAGACTATGTGGGCAAAGGCTGCAGAATAAACATAATGTTTCTGGGTATTAAAAACTtgcctgtttttttcttttatttttccctttctccccatCCTGGTTGCAAACTAAGCATTGACTACTGTCTTGATTTTACAGATTATTTCATGCTGAAATTATGCCTATTTGCATGGATAGTCATTCTTTAAAACTAGCCACAGATGCAGTCCTAGGGAGCACGTAGATGTTTTTACAGGTGAACCGAAAGAGATGGGAGCAAGTCCAAAAAGTCTGCATGCTGCCTTTGGCAATATACCCTGTTATTGTGAAGATTGTGCTCTGTTAAGCAAATGTAAAGTTTAATATTAGAGAGGCATCAGatgaaaaatatttcagttttcCTCGGTGTTAAATTTTAAGAATCAGGAAAAGGTGTCCAGTGCTTTCTGCGCAATGTGAGTTTAGCATCCTTAGTTAATAAGTCACAAATTATGTCAAGAGCCTTTTGCAAAATGCAAGGAAGTGTGTTATCTTTTTTATGCTGTGTTTCTGGGAAACAATGAGAGCTCATATGAGGAGAAGGTATCTTCCTTTCTCACGTAGCTGACTGATGTTATTTCTTTCATCTTCccagatttgtttttttttctcatcttttcTGCATGTCACAGGAAATAAGATTCTGTGTATTCAAAAATATCACATGTAACAAGGGTTACACTGGGCATTTGAGATACTGCTTTTGGAGGTTTTTCTGAAGCAGAGAGATGTGACACTGAACATGCCTCATTTCTGCTAGGTTAAAAACTTAGCGGCGTGTGCTTTAGTGTACGACATGCAGAATCTTCAGCCTTTGGTAGTGAAGTGCTTGGAGAATGTAAGttgaggaaagggaagaaatgtGTGGGGAGTTCAAAACACTGTTGTGGCTAGCCACTGGTGTATACAAGGCTGTGTTAATGAACCACATTTTGGCCTTTATTTGATCACATCTCTGTAAATATTATAATCCCAACTAAAATATGTTTTAATGCATTTTTGCTTTGCTGAATAATTGTTTCACTAATGATTTtagagagatttttttcttcctctaagCCTAAATGCATCTATTGTTTCTTTGCCTCTCACATACACGTTATACTACCCTACCTACAATTATGTGGAAGTTGTTTTGACCTTCGAATGATTATTTACCAGTTTTTATCTCTAtttaaaaatcaaaattacaactatgggtttgtttttttttttacatcacagctgatttttttttaatccacatTTTTATACAGTTTCTTGTTTTAACAATAAATCTTAACTAAGGAGTACTCTCATCTTCTTTTGTAACATGTATCTCAATGCCCTAAATTTAATCAATTGGTTGTCAGAGGCTATGTTCTTCTAATCTACTCTTTCTTCTGAAGATAAACAGTATCATTTTAGGCATTTGTGCAAGAGAATCATATTACTGGTGCTTAAGCAGTTTTTGCTTTTTTAAATCTTAATCCATCTTAAACCAGTGGAGCAGAAATATTtaaaaatgtttcatttcaAGCAGAGTGCATAATAAATTGCAATAATTGTAATGTGCCATAAATCCCAGAGCCTATGCATTTTGCATTTTATTCAGGATTGAGGTCAGGAAATTTGGAGAAATTTAAAGAAAATGATTCATcagtccttttgttctgttggCCAGGGTCCCAGGATTCTtgagctgagcccagctgaCAAGCTTTTGAAGATGGCACAATAACAGTCCAGTGATGCCTGACCATGACAGCACAGCCCTCTTAAGCAGGCAAACCAAGAGAAGAAGAGTTGACATTGGAGTGAAAAGGACGGTAGGGACAGCATCTGCATTTTTTGCAAAGGCAAGAGCAACGTTCTTTAGTGCCATGAATCCCCAAGGTTCAGAGCAGGATGTTGAGTATTCAGTGGTGCAGCATGCAGATGGGGAAAAGTCAAATGTACTCCGCAAGCTGCTGAAGAGGGCGAACTCGTATGAAGATGCCATGATGCCTTTTCCAGGAGCAACCATAATTTCCCAGCTGTTGAAAAATAACATGAACAAAAATGGTGGCACAGAGCCCAGTTTCCAAGCCAGCGGTCTCTCTAGTACAGGCTCAGAAGTACATCAGGAGGATGTATGCAGCAACTCTTCAAGAGACAGCCCCCAGGAGTGTCTTTCCCCTTTTGGCAGGCCGACTATGAGCCAGTTTGATGTAGATCGGTTATGTGACGAGCACCTGAGAGCTAAACGCGCCCGGGTTGAGAATATAATTCGGGGTATGAGCCATTCCCCCAGCGTGGCATTAAGGGGCaatgaaaatgaaagagaaatagCTCCGCAGTCTGTGAGTCCCCGAGAAAGTTACAGAGAAAACAAACGCAAGCAaaagctgccacagcagcagcagcagagtttcCAGCAGCTGGTTTCGGCGAGGAAAGAGCAGAAGCGAGAGGAACGCagacagctgaagcagcagctggaggacatgcagaagcagctgcgccagctgcaggagaagttCTACCAGATCTACGACAGCACCGACTCTGAAAATGATGAAGATGGCAACCTGTCTGAAGACAGCATGCGCTCCGAAACCATGGACGCGAGAGCCGGCGACTCTGTCAGCAGGTCGGACAACGAGATGTGTGAGCTGGACCCGGGGCAGTTCATCGACAGGGCACGGGCCCTCATCCGCGAGCAGGAGATTGCGGAGAACAAGCCCAAAAGAGAAGGTCCCAAGGAGAAGGAGCAAGGGCCAAACGCCTTCCACCCTGAAGGCAAGCACTTGGCCGAGACGCTGAAGCAGGAGCTCAACACCGCCATGTCACAAGTTGTGGACACAGTGGTCAAGGTGTTCTCATCCAAGCCTTCCCGCCAGCTTCCTCAGGTCTTCCCACCTCTCCAGATACCACAGGCAAGGTTCGCTGTCAATGGAGAGAACCACAACTTCCACACGGCCAACCAGCGCCTGCAGTGCTTTGGGGACGTCATCATTCCCAACCCCCTCGACACCTTCGGCAGTGTCCCCATGCCCAGCGCCACTGACCAGACCGAGGCGCTACCCCTCGTCGTCCGTAAGAACTCCTCTGACCAATCTGCCTCGGCCCCGCCGGCCGGTGGCCACCACGGCTCCCTGCACCAGTCCCcgctctcagccactgctggCTTCTCCACGTCCTCATTCCGCCACCCCTTCCCGCTCCCTCTCATGGCCTACCCTTTCCAGAGCCCGCTGGGCGCCCCATCAGCCTCCTTCCCAGGGAAAGACCGTGCCTCCCCCGAATCCCTCGACCTAACCCGCGAGACCACCAGCCTGAGGACCAAGATGTCGTCGCACCATATGAACCACCACCCTTGCTCTCCAGCCCACCCCCCCAGTGCCGCCGAGGGCCTCTCCTTGTCCCTCATAAAGTCTGAGTGCGGCGACCTGCAAGACATGTCCGAAATCTCTCCCTATTCGGGAAGTGCAATATCCTTTTCAAAAGACGAGCCTGtgggagaggacaaggggctGTTCCCgagccccagggctgcccctgggttctgcaggagcagggcgCTCGTGGGGGAGCAGGCAAGGGGCTTGGCGAGGCCAAATAAAATGCTGAGTGTTGAGTGACGGCACTCCTTCATCAACAGCAGTCACATAAGAAAGCCACCGTTCCTGCTCCAGCATTGTAGAACCTCCTGTCCGGTCAGGAAGCCAGCCAGGCCCACGATCTGGGTGCCACTTGGTTTCCCTGGGCTGGCATATCCTTCCCCAGGTGGGGAAgatggagggagcagccaccctTGGCTGAAAACCATCCAAAGTACATCCACCTCCTttctcagctgtgccaggccagtGCAACCATGTTAATGGTAGTGTGGCTGTGGCTCTCACAGAGAG
Coding sequences within it:
- the PROX1 gene encoding prospero homeobox protein 1 isoform X1, whose translation is MPDHDSTALLSRQTKRRRVDIGVKRTVGTASAFFAKARATFFSAMNPQGSEQDVEYSVVQHADGEKSNVLRKLLKRANSYEDAMMPFPGATIISQLLKNNMNKNGGTEPSFQASGLSSTGSEVHQEDVCSNSSRDSPQECLSPFGRPTMSQFDVDRLCDEHLRAKRARVENIIRGMSHSPSVALRGNENEREIAPQSVSPRESYRENKRKQKLPQQQQQSFQQLVSARKEQKREERRQLKQQLEDMQKQLRQLQEKFYQIYDSTDSENDEDGNLSEDSMRSETMDARAGDSVSRSDNEMCELDPGQFIDRARALIREQEIAENKPKREGPKEKEQGPNAFHPEGKHLAETLKQELNTAMSQVVDTVVKVFSSKPSRQLPQVFPPLQIPQARFAVNGENHNFHTANQRLQCFGDVIIPNPLDTFGSVPMPSATDQTEALPLVVRKNSSDQSASAPPAGGHHGSLHQSPLSATAGFSTSSFRHPFPLPLMAYPFQSPLGAPSASFPGKDRASPESLDLTRETTSLRTKMSSHHMNHHPCSPAHPPSAAEGLSLSLIKSECGDLQDMSEISPYSGSAMQEGLSPNHLKKAKLMFFYTRYPSSNMLKTYFSDVKFNRCITSQLIKWFSNFREFYYIQMEKYARQAINDGVTSTEELSITRDCELYRALNMHYNKANDFEQVPERFLEVAQITLREFFNAIIAGKDVDPSWKKAIYKVICKLDSEVPEIFKSPNCLQELLHE
- the PROX1 gene encoding prospero homeobox protein 1 isoform X3 — encoded protein: MPDHDSTALLSRQTKRRRVDIGVKRTVGTASAFFAKARATFFSAMNPQGSEQDVEYSVVQHADGEKSNVLRKLLKRANSYEDAMMPFPGATIISQLLKNNMNKNGGTEPSFQASGLSSTGSEVHQEDVCSNSSRDSPQECLSPFGRPTMSQFDVDRLCDEHLRAKRARVENIIRGMSHSPSVALRGNENEREIAPQSVSPRESYRENKRKQKLPQQQQQSFQQLVSARKEQKREERRQLKQQLEDMQKQLRQLQEKFYQIYDSTDSENDEDGNLSEDSMRSETMDARAGDSVSRSDNEMCELDPGQFIDRARALIREQEIAENKPKREGPKEKEQGPNAFHPEGKHLAETLKQELNTAMSQVVDTVVKVFSSKPSRQLPQVFPPLQIPQARFAVNGENHNFHTANQRLQCFGDVIIPNPLDTFGSVPMPSATDQTEALPLVVRKNSSDQSASAPPAGGHHGSLHQSPLSATAGFSTSSFRHPFPLPLMAYPFQSPLGAPSASFPGKDRASPESLDLTRETTSLRTKMSSHHMNHHPCSPAHPPSAAEGLSLSLIKSECGDLQDMSEISPYSGSAMQEGLSPNHLKKAKLMFFYTRYPSSNMLKTYFSDVKFNRCITSQLIKWFSNFREFYYIQMEKYARQAINDGVTSTEELSITRDCELYRALNMHYNKANDFELYTSSFKGFIVVAFQHRSQHSQRQSRKATIW
- the PROX1 gene encoding prospero homeobox protein 1 isoform X5; the protein is MPDHDSTALLSRQTKRRRVDIGVKRTVGTASAFFAKARATFFSAMNPQGSEQDVEYSVVQHADGEKSNVLRKLLKRANSYEDAMMPFPGATIISQLLKNNMNKNGGTEPSFQASGLSSTGSEVHQEDVCSNSSRDSPQECLSPFGRPTMSQFDVDRLCDEHLRAKRARVENIIRGMSHSPSVALRGNENEREIAPQSVSPRESYRENKRKQKLPQQQQQSFQQLVSARKEQKREERRQLKQQLEDMQKQLRQLQEKFYQIYDSTDSENDEDGNLSEDSMRSETMDARAGDSVSRSDNEMCELDPGQFIDRARALIREQEIAENKPKREGPKEKEQGPNAFHPEGKHLAETLKQELNTAMSQVVDTVVKVFSSKPSRQLPQVFPPLQIPQARFAVNGENHNFHTANQRLQCFGDVIIPNPLDTFGSVPMPSATDQTEALPLVVRKNSSDQSASAPPAGGHHGSLHQSPLSATAGFSTSSFRHPFPLPLMAYPFQSPLGAPSASFPGKDRASPESLDLTRETTSLRTKMSSHHMNHHPCSPAHPPSAAEGLSLSLIKSECGDLQDMSEISPYSGSAMQEGLSPNHLKKAKLMFFYTRYPSSNMLKTYFSDVKFNRCITSQLIKWFSNFREFYYIQMEKYARQAINDGVTSTEELSITRDCELYRALNMHYNKANDFEVKRFPVESLSIATV
- the PROX1 gene encoding prospero homeobox protein 1 isoform X2 codes for the protein MPDHDSTALLSRQTKRRRVDIGVKRTVGTASAFFAKARATFFSAMNPQGSEQDVEYSVVQHADGEKSNVLRKLLKRANSYEDAMMPFPGATIISQLLKNNMNKNGGTEPSFQASGLSSTGSEVHQEDVCSNSSRDSPQECLSPFGRPTMSQFDVDRLCDEHLRAKRARVENIIRGMSHSPSVALRGNENEREIAPQSVSPRESYRENKRKQKLPQQQQQSFQQLVSARKEQKREERRQLKQQLEDMQKQLRQLQEKFYQIYDSTDSENDEDGNLSEDSMRSETMDARAGDSVSRSDNEMCELDPGQFIDRARALIREQEIAENKPKREGPKEKEQGPNAFHPEGKHLAETLKQELNTAMSQVVDTVVKVFSSKPSRQLPQVFPPLQIPQARFAVNGENHNFHTANQRLQCFGDVIIPNPLDTFGSVPMPSATDQTEALPLVVRKNSSDQSASAPPAGGHHGSLHQSPLSATAGFSTSSFRHPFPLPLMAYPFQSPLGAPSASFPGKDRASPESLDLTRETTSLRTKMSSHHMNHHPCSPAHPPSAAEGLSLSLIKSECGDLQDMSEISPYSGSAMQEGLSPNHLKKAKLMFFYTRYPSSNMLKTYFSDVKFNRCITSQLIKWFSNFREFYYIQMEKYARQAINDGVTSTEELSITRDCELYRALNMHYNKANDFEVPERFLEVAQITLREFFNAIIAGKDVDPSWKKAIYKVICKLDSEVPEIFKSPNCLQELLHE
- the PROX1 gene encoding prospero homeobox protein 1 isoform X4, producing the protein MPDHDSTALLSRQTKRRRVDIGVKRTVGTASAFFAKARATFFSAMNPQGSEQDVEYSVVQHADGEKSNVLRKLLKRANSYEDAMMPFPGATIISQLLKNNMNKNGGTEPSFQASGLSSTGSEVHQEDVCSNSSRDSPQECLSPFGRPTMSQFDVDRLCDEHLRAKRARVENIIRGMSHSPSVALRGNENEREIAPQSVSPRESYRENKRKQKLPQQQQQSFQQLVSARKEQKREERRQLKQQLEDMQKQLRQLQEKFYQIYDSTDSENDEDGNLSEDSMRSETMDARAGDSVSRSDNEMCELDPGQFIDRARALIREQEIAENKPKREGPKEKEQGPNAFHPEGKHLAETLKQELNTAMSQVVDTVVKVFSSKPSRQLPQVFPPLQIPQARFAVNGENHNFHTANQRLQCFGDVIIPNPLDTFGSVPMPSATDQTEALPLVVRKNSSDQSASAPPAGGHHGSLHQSPLSATAGFSTSSFRHPFPLPLMAYPFQSPLGAPSASFPGKDRASPESLDLTRETTSLRTKMSSHHMNHHPCSPAHPPSAAEGLSLSLIKSECGDLQDMSEISPYSGSAMQEGLSPNHLKKAKLMFFYTRYPSSNMLKTYFSDVKFNRCITSQLIKWFSNFREFYYIQMEKYARQAINDGVTSTEELSITRDCELYRALNMHYNKANDFEPALLAGLADLCACKLAHLGCCVCTRQ
- the PROX1 gene encoding prospero homeobox protein 1 isoform X6, which translates into the protein MPDHDSTALLSRQTKRRRVDIGVKRTVGTASAFFAKARATFFSAMNPQGSEQDVEYSVVQHADGEKSNVLRKLLKRANSYEDAMMPFPGATIISQLLKNNMNKNGGTEPSFQASGLSSTGSEVHQEDVCSNSSRDSPQECLSPFGRPTMSQFDVDRLCDEHLRAKRARVENIIRGMSHSPSVALRGNENEREIAPQSVSPRESYRENKRKQKLPQQQQQSFQQLVSARKEQKREERRQLKQQLEDMQKQLRQLQEKFYQIYDSTDSENDEDGNLSEDSMRSETMDARAGDSVSRSDNEMCELDPGQFIDRARALIREQEIAENKPKREGPKEKEQGPNAFHPEGKHLAETLKQELNTAMSQVVDTVVKVFSSKPSRQLPQVFPPLQIPQARFAVNGENHNFHTANQRLQCFGDVIIPNPLDTFGSVPMPSATDQTEALPLVVRKNSSDQSASAPPAGGHHGSLHQSPLSATAGFSTSSFRHPFPLPLMAYPFQSPLGAPSASFPGKDRASPESLDLTRETTSLRTKMSSHHMNHHPCSPAHPPSAAEGLSLSLIKSECGDLQDMSEISPYSGSAMQEGLSPNHLKKAKLMFFYTRYPSSNMLKTYFSDVKFNRCITSQLIKWFSNFREFYYIQMEKYARQAINDGVTSTEELSITRDCELYRALNMHYNKANDFEREERYTVEKA